ctgagccacagtcctTCCCTGCAGTGGAGCACAAATCCTTCTCGGAGCCTGATGCGTGAAGCCACAGAGCTGTCCCCTACCTGCATACATCTTGGCTTCCTCTGTTGGGACCTCCCGGGCTTGGGTCAGATCTGTTTTGTTGCCCACCAGCATCACAATGATGGTGGCCTCTGCGTGGTCATACAGCTCCTTCAGCCAGCGCTCCACCACGTCATACGTCTGGTGCTTGGTGATGTCGAAAACCAAGAGGGCTCCCACTGCGCCTCTGTAATAACTGAGAGATCAGGACAGGGTTAAGAGAAGGGCGTATGAAGAACTAGCAGCAACAACAAGGAAGCATGGGTGTCCCACAAttccttctcttttctttggaAGTGTCAACATTATTTCTTAAACGAGGCCTTTGATTACAACTTACATTTAAAGTGGTACGGTGTCGCTTTAAACAACCGTGGTTTCTTCtgcctcaaagaatcctgggaactgcagtttgctaaggggagtgttgtgactacaactcccagagttctctgggaagagggatcgaCTACTGAACCACTTTGAGAATTATAAGTCTGTAAATAGGGCCCTCCTACCAAcccaatggaggcagtgagagatttcactttcttgggttccatgatcactgcagatggtgacagcagtcacgaaatcagaagacgcctgcttcttgggagaaaagcaatgacaaacctagacagcatcttaaaaagcaaagacatcaccttgccgacaaaagtccgtatagttaaagctatggttttcccagtagtaatgtacggaagtgagagctggaccataaagaaggctgatcgccgtagaattgatgcttttgaattatggtgctggaggagactcttgagagtcccgtggactgcaagaagatcaaacctatccattctcaaagaaatcagccctgagtactcactagaaggacagatcctgaagttgaggctccagtactttggccacctcatgagaagagaagaatccctagaaaagaccctgatgttgggaaagatggagggcacaaggagaaggggacgacagaggatgagatggttggacggtgttcttgaagctactggcatgagtttggccaggctgcgagaggcagtgaaggataggcgtgcctggcgtgctctggtccatggggtcacgaagagtcggacacgactgaacaactgaacaacaacaaccaacccacAGCGCCCtgtacaaactacagctcccagaattctttgggggaagccatgactgtttaaaggggtaTCATAGTCACTGGCAGAggatgaggggtgggtgggagtgcactgcccccggcagcgtgatcccagtggggttccatcgcggctgccctcCCCGCCCATGCTGGGCACCCCGACCCCACAAGCggcacgccccacccccaggacgcatgccagccccacccctgcctgctctctgccccccccccagaagctccgccactgatcacagtgctttaaatggtgTGAAGGTGGCCTatgttgtttcttctttccaGATCTTCCAGCTTCCAGATCTTCCACCTTAGATCTCACTTTTCAAATCACAGTATTAATGAAAGAGGTcaacaatttgcattaaaaatgtacGTAGGGGTTTATATCTATGGATGAAAGCTTACAAATAATTGCTATACTTAAAATAGAGATACAGAACATCTCCCTATAGTGGGGAAGACAGCGGGTGAGTGGTGGGTTTGCCTAGTCTGCTAACCACTGAAACACTGAAAGGTAACTTCAAAGCTCCCGCATCCTTTTTTATGGTCCCTTATTATTTAAGCCAGTCTTGGACTGGACAGCCAGGCAAGAACATGAGGAAGGTGatgagcagggctggtgagggtcCCAAGGGCCGAACAGAGGtgactggagggccacacagaaaatcagaatcacagagtttgaagggactacagggatcatctaatccaaccgcctgcaatgcagaatcATCAGAAAGGCCTTGTTCACAAGTCCTATTGAAATGTCTTTACTTCAGAGTTGCATTGACATGCACACCCTACCCTTCCGCCACAGAGGTAAGAACAGACTCTTCATGTAGGCAGGAAGGCTCCTGTTCACTGCTGGCCACACTCAGATTTCGTTTGCTACCTAGAAGGAGTTTGGACGTCTTCCAAGCATTATACTCAGTTTACCGCAGCAACAGATTGCTGTTGACAAAGGGAGGTGGACATCCATAGCAGAACAGGAGGAGGCCACAGGGTCTAGAAACTTGAGTGGCCTCACTCAACGCTGCAAAGTCATGAACTTAGCTTTCTAACCCGATTAGAGAATCTCTGCAGTCtactaattaaaaagaaaaaaacaaaacatgcagagAGTTCAAATAAGTAATAATGCTTAGCAATTATAACTTCCAAGGGTGCAGCCACATTCATTGTCTTCATTACAACAAACTAATCCTGTATTACCCGGGCATCTTAAGAGGCTGATCACTTTTAAGAGTTGCTCTTCCAGAGCACACTTTCGTCAGGTGCATCTGATGACACAGGGCTGGGTCCGTGACTGCTCGGCTCACAGTGATCTTATTATCTTTAGGGTGGAACAAGTCCTTTGTGTGGTTTTTAGCATTTTAATACAGCGGCGTTGGACTGCaatcatattcatttatttaaaaagcttctgTGGTTGCCCTTCATCAAAACAGGTTGCAGGGCGGGGTGCAACAATATAGATAATATTTTGGGTGTGTCAGGAGCTGCTCTGTCCTTCTGGTCTGGACAGGGTCACCAGCCCTGATCTGGGgagtgaggggagagaagagCCACAGAAAATGCCACTGATGTCATGTATAACTTaagcttgctttttcctcctccctcccagtcctttttcctctttttagatgtgtgcgtgggggggggaacacactaCAGGCATGTGAACCCTGGAGGGTTGGCTCAGAGGACGTGGTGGAGCCTACAGTAGTCCAGTGGGACATGTCTGAGAAGCatttgaggataaaatcacttgcatccacCAGGACCTCAACTCTGTTGTTATAGCAGACAAATCTCAAGAGGTTTCCTCTTGGGCGTTTTAATACGGTGCTGTGCTTGTGTGTTTAGGAACTATTGCTCCTGTGGTACCTGTGTTATGTTCACAAGTATTTTTTACAAATTATATGTATCTCAAGAGGAACATCATTTGGGGACACTTATGTATTTTTAGATGAGCACTAGGTCTTCTTTCATTGCCGTTTTAATGCTTCTTGTTTCTTAACCTGTTTTTAGCCTGCTGTCATTTTAATGGTTTTAAAGTATTGTtcatttttcttattgataataTTATTGATTCAACTGCTTTATTTTACAATTACGCAGTGTATCCATTTCATAAAATGAATAgaattaatttatatttttagtCTGTAAAATATTGGAGATGGTTTGGTGTAAAAAGCAACTAACAACATCAACCCCTGCTTTagtgtaaacatgcacaggatcggGGGCTGAATGAGCATGCAAAGCACTTCTCTTTACGACGGTCCTGCAAGGTGACCCGATGTTATTATCCCAATACTGCAGAGGGGAGAGCTGAGGCTTGTTCAAGGCTGTGGATCAGGTCAGTGTGGATGTGGCGAGATGctaagggagaaggggggggcttACCAGTCCGCAGCCGAATCCCTCCCAAtaacttctgccccaccagtcctgCCCATACTTACGCCGAAGTAATGGCCCGGTAGCGCTCCAGGCCAGCCGTGTCCCAGATCTGCGCTTTCACCAAGGCATCTCCCACCAGGATGGTACGAGTGGAGAACTCCACCCCAATTGTGGTGCGGCTGTCGTGGTTGAACTCATTGCGGGTGAACCGGGAGAGCAGGTTGGTCTTCCCGACTCCTGATTCTCCAATCAAGACCACTAAGAGAAAGGGAAGTAAGGAGTGAATGCGTTGCATTCATTAAAAAGTCCAAGTGCAAATGCATTTGTTTactttatgaatcacttcctatttaaaaaaaacatacaatcGAATCGATGTAGCAATAAACATCACCATCAAAAAAACATATTATGaagccagtgcttttcttctggtgGTGCTCAAGagtacgcagtaccggcacctttttttctagaagaaaagctaTTTCATATATAATAAATTCAAAGCCAGTATGGACACAGAACAGGATTAAAATCTTGACGTAAACAGCTGGTCCAAGGCAGTTGGGCACCAGAGGTAAAACACAAAATGGCaaactgctcccccaccccccaaccaggGAAGGaagagtgagtgaagatctatcCCAAACAagtggggaataaagatctacagtgcaatctgctgcccctgtggatacTGCCATCTGAGGCgaccacctcaccttgcctcatgtgtgggccgGTCCAggatctagcccagcatcctgttctcacagtggctaatcaGATGCCTGGGGGgaaacagcaagcaggattcgagcgcaAGAAGACTCTccgctcctgtggtttccagcaaccggtatccgcaccatacattcaaagcactatgctataccactttaaacagccatagcttcttcccccaaagaatcctgggagctgtagtttgttaagggtgctgagagttgtttggagaccccccTTCCCTTCACACAGCTACAGGGAACACTGGGAATTTTAgttctgtgaggtgaatggagGCGGGTCttcaaacaactctcagcatccttagtgaactacagctcccaggattctttgtgggaagccataactgtttaagaTGGTACCCCAGTGCttagatgtatggtgtgaatgtggccgtAGAGCCGAGCTTTTTGCAATGCATCATGGGATGGAGTGGCTCTGGCAGCCCTCCTTAGGACAAGAACTGGGGCTCTGCAAAGGTCCCTTCTTTGCCTGAGAGAGTCCCATACCTTGCCCTTGAGTGGTGCTGTGATGCTCTCCTGGCCGCTGGCCACTCACCCAATTCACTTGCATTATTTTGAAGGCTGCTGCCAGGAACACCAGTGTGTCTGTTCCTTCCTCCCCCTGCCAAGTGCTCCTGAATCCATTTATTTATAGCTGTGATTTCACGCCCCGAAGACTTTGCAACAATTAACATGGCACATTTTCGATCGCTACAGGAAGGGCAAATACAACAGGCCATAATTCATGCAAGGTACAGTGTCCTGCAGCTCCACCAGGAAACCCAAACCTGGTAGGTGTCACTGCCTTTGAAGGCTGGGGAAAGCTTCGACAATTGTAGAATAGCTATGTTTGGCTTCTCAGAATGTGATCGGTGGACTGCTGGTGGCTGAAGCCTCCATTCAGAGGGACATGGAAAGGTTGCCGGAATACCTGCACTTGTTGCTGTGCTGTTCATTTGTTTGTTAGGATGATGACGACGATTGAGATCCTACCAATCAGGGCccgatttatttattcattacatttatattctgcctttcttccaaggagctcaaggtggcgtcccttgttcctccttctccccattttattttattcttacaacaaccctatgaggttgGTTCGGCTgggagcccaaggtcacccaaggctgaatggcaatttgaaccctggtctcccaggtcctaatcaaagcctctaaccgctacaccgcactggctctcaaTTTATCAAACTTATCAGACAGGCTAACATGTACTGTGgcagccataaaggtaaaggtaaagggacccctgaccattaggtccagtatgtccgactctggggttgcggcgctcatcttgcattactggctgagggagccagcgtacagcttccgggtgatgtggccagcatgactaagccatttctggtgaaccagagcagcgcacagaaacaccgtttaccttcccgccggagtggtacctatttatctacttgcactttgacgtgctttcaaactgctaggtgggcaggagctgggactgagcaacgggagctcaccccatcgcggggattcgaaccaccgaccttctgatcaggaagccctaggctcagtggtttaacccacagcgccacccgcatccataatATGTGCTTTAAAAAGCCAGCCAGTATCTTTACTATGGAATTATTTTTCCGTGTTGCTAAACTCTTCCGCCAGTTGCATGGGATGATCAGAGCGTCCGGCTGTTAAACAGAAGGTTGGTGGCTTGAGACCGCCAACGAACGGCTGtgggaaggattcctgcattgcagggggttggactagatgacccttggggtccctccaactctacagttctatgattcccatTTACACTTTGCTCTCTTTGTGTCAGCTCTTCGGAAACCTCAAATCGCAGCTCCTATGAGCAAGAATCCCAAATCGAATCTCCCCAACCAAGGCAATACTACAGAGATCCCTTTTCTACTTTTGCATGTACAGTATTTtgcatctataagacgccccgtGTCTattttttggggactcaaaattaagaaaatgcactatgtactatctgtgtataagatgaccccttattttaaacttcaaaaatttaggaaaaaatatagtcctatacacagaaaaatacggtagtttttcACATGGATTCTTCTGCACCTCAGAGCCTATCATGGGCAGGGGACAGGACCTCAGGCCTCTTGTTTCACACCCTCCTAGACTGCTTTCttctgactggaatgtgtccttgaactgtgataatgactcatttgcctgggtggaggacgGAGAAGGGTGCATGAGTGTGAGGAAACTtgccactgctatttttctagaaaaagaggtgccaggagtcaccatgaacacctcccttgttcccttataaTGGCAACAGCGCCCAccgaactgagttctggtgagttctggctggaaaaaagccctagaatctcagagttccctgggaagagagactgTCTGTTaaacaatattatttttttgggggggggagaccatgactgtttaaagtggtatcataacgctttaaatgcatggtatgaATTAAGCCTTCTGCAGACAGAGATGGGGTCTGAAGCTGGAAAAAAGTTATTTATCTGCCAAGTACCACTGAATCTGTGTCCTCCAAGCTGGAATTTGAACGCTACCATCTCAGGGATCGTGTTTGCTCCTTTACTGAGCAGCTGCATATTTATGAAGGCCAAATATTTGTTTTGGTTTCTGAGAAAACCGCCATCCCTtatgttattgtttgttttttttactgcctAGATGGGAGTTGTTAAAGAGCTAGAAACTTGACAGTTGGCTTCACTCTGCTTGCTTTTCCTAATGCATGCAGCTCTGGTGCTTCAGAGTCCAGATTTGAACAAACacgaacccctgtgttgcaaaatgtgacaatctacaaaaatgcaaatgcaacacaCTGGCTAATATCTGTTAGTAAATATAGGCGTTGCTTGCTATTCATTGGTTGTTTTAATCTTTGTTTGACTCGTGATACATAAAACAACTTGCAGTtgcttgtatattttgtgagatgtgttgtatgatatatatattgttttgaagTGCCTTATTTGTATAGTTTGAATGACATCATACCGATTATATTTTtactaacagttattagccagcatgttgcgtttgcatttttgtagattaTCAGAGTCCAGATCAGCACAAACTGTGATCAGATCATGGCTGGTTTCTGGCTTGTGGGTGCCCAGAACACCAAATTGGTGTGTTGTCGTCCCTCAAAAATGCTCCGGGCACTAGGGGAAAACATTTGGCATGAGGAAGCTAGATAGTTAGCAACAATTTATGACAGTGACAAGGAATACTTTTCAGCTTTGAAGGCAACATTGTCTTCTTGTCGACTTtctgaggcaaaagtgggtgtggAATTATTTGCAAAGTAGGCTAGTTTCAGGGCTTCTTTTCccagcaggaactcagttccagcacattTGCACTTTCATGCACGTTCATGCTAACTTCCAACACCTaattttctaggaaaatagcactgcatacatGCAGATGCAGATTCAGTGTTTGAAGACCGCTGTTTCCCATTGCTACAGCATTTGCAAACTCTAATCCTAACTAACCTGCAGGTGAACTCTTGCAAAGCTCAGCTTGCAAAGCGGCAGAACTCTTGCAAGGTGCTCCTGCCTCACTGAGCAGGCGAGCTGTGACAAGGCTTCTATAGAAAGGGGTAGAGGTGCATGGCTTTGCAACTTAACTCagctctcctcctgtggttgATGGGGAAAGCAAAGAGTCACATGCTTTGACGTACCAGGAAACaaggaaagagaaaagcaaaTAATCAAGCTGCAGGGAGGAAACTGAGCCTATCACTACCAACAATAGTCACTAGGAACGCAAAGTTTGGCCAACTGATGagttgcattaaaatgaattcaAACCTCAAGTTGGTGGCCCAAACCTCCTAGCAATTTTACATGCTTAAATTATTTAGGGTTAGGGTGTGCAACAACTGCCATCTTAAAAGATGCATTCTTGCTTCTCTTACGCAGTGAGGTAGTTGCATACATGctataccttcaaagcacattctttccctcaaagaattatgggcactgtagtttatccctcacagagttacaattcccagctacgtttaacaaactacagtgcccagaattctttgaggcacTGTATGGTGTACTTTAGAGCTATATAACAGTAATGTGCACCATCTTTCGAAACTGCTTTCAAATACAAATATTTTGCAAATCTGTTCAGGATAATCTGTCTGAAATGTTAGGATCTCATATACGGTACCTTTAGAAGTTAGAACCTAAAATATTTCTACTTGGTTACCATCAAGAGATAGTGTTGCATCTTATAACTGCTGCTACAATTATGACAGCtaaaatttggggggaaagtacaCGCAAATATATTGGGAGGAAATCATAGTAACAAAGATAAAGTTATCTTATTATAAAAGAATACATACAAATAAGCCTAACAGATTTCTGGAAAAATTAGTAATTTTTGTAAAGTTTTGGAACATTTACTCTAATGATAATGTTCAACTTTACGCTGCCTTCAACCTGTTGTAACATTATGAGTATCACTTTACAGATGTTGAatctaaattttaaaaagcataaaaggTACAGTGTGTACACAACTGTGCCTTTTGTCTTTCAGTTTATTaagctttaaatgtgtgcaaaTTTAATCAACTAATGTGGACAGACTTAATCAGCCTTGATTCTTTAAGACAGGCACTCTTCAAGTGCCATATGGGTGCTTGACAAAGGATACTCAGCTGCAGCCCAAAGGTGTGAGCCTATTTGTCCACtaatgtctgcactgaccgggggaggggctgtggctcagagggagaggcaggcacctgtttgcatgcaaaaggtcccaagttcaatccctgctgGGATCCCCAGGTAGGACTGAAAATAtcccgtctgaaaccctggagagctgctgccagccagtgtcagcAGTACTGAGATGCACAGTGGTTTCTCACCATCACCCTAATCCTTTCCTAGCTGCAGATGGCAAGGCTGGAACAAGAGAGCAAAGAAAGGGCTTGACTGCAGAGCTGCAGCCTCTTCAAGTCATTGCCCTACTTTAGGAATTTGGCGTGgacttcaaatacctgaaggggcgtcacatggaagatggagcaagtgtgttttgctgctgctccagaagatAGGACCcaaataacagaattgtagagttcaaaaggaccatgtgggtcatctagtccaacccccctgcaatgcaggaatcttttgctcagtgtggggctcgaacccacaaccctgagattaagagcctcatactctgccagctgagctatcctAGTGTATTAACTGGGAGATTCCATTTAAAAGAAAGCacattccgactcaacatcaggaagaactctctgacgatgagagctgttggacagtgggacgGACTTCGCTGggatccctgcaatgcagggggttggactagatgaccgttggggtcccttccagcgtTACAATTGTGCAATTCTATAAATCCTCCCATAGCTTTAAGAAAGGTGGGCATTTTGGGTC
This is a stretch of genomic DNA from Lacerta agilis isolate rLacAgi1 chromosome 17, rLacAgi1.pri, whole genome shotgun sequence. It encodes these proteins:
- the RAB25 gene encoding ras-related protein Rab-25 isoform X1, with the protein product MGTSEEDYNFVFKVVLIGESGVGKTNLLSRFTRNEFNHDSRTTIGVEFSTRTILVGDALVKAQIWDTAGLERYRAITSAYYRGAVGALLVFDITKHQTYDVVERWLKELYDHAEATIIVMLVGNKTDLTQAREVPTEEAKMYAENNGLLFMETSALDSTNVELAFETILRDIFNKVQKQKQKSPLENTVSLSAEHTDAASTSQAVEGKRACCLNL
- the RAB25 gene encoding ras-related protein Rab-25 isoform X2, which codes for MRQVVLIGESGVGKTNLLSRFTRNEFNHDSRTTIGVEFSTRTILVGDALVKAQIWDTAGLERYRAITSAYYRGAVGALLVFDITKHQTYDVVERWLKELYDHAEATIIVMLVGNKTDLTQAREVPTEEAKMYAENNGLLFMETSALDSTNVELAFETILRDIFNKVQKQKQKSPLENTVSLSAEHTDAASTSQAVEGKRACCLNL